A stretch of DNA from Microbacterium sp. LWS13-1.2:
TCGCCGCCGACCAGCGCTTCGTGGTGGCGGTCAACAACTACCGGCAGTCCGGCGGTGGCGGGTTCCCGCACATCGCGGCGGCACCGGTCGTCTACGACGCCCAGGTCGCCATCCGCGAGGCGATCGTCGCATACGCGTCCGCGACGGGCGTGATCGATCCCGCCGACTTCCACGTGGTGAACTGGAAGCTGGTGCGTGCCGGCACTCCGGTCTTCTGATCCGGCGCGGCGAAGGCCCGGCTCCCTCGGGCGGGAGCCGGGCCTTCGCGGGCTCCGGGGAGAACGCCCGGCTAGGCTCGCGGCATGTCAGCACGTCGTCCTGTCGAGATCGCCGTCCAAGACCCGGCAGGCGCTCGTGCCGCCATCGGGGCGGGGGCCACAAGGCTCGAACTGTGCCAGGCGCTGGACGTCGGCGGGATCACGCCGTCGCTCGCGGTCCTCGAGGGTGTGCTGGCCACCGTCGACCCCTCGACGGTGAACGTCCTGGTGCGCCCGCGCGGCGGCGGGTTCGTGTACAGCGCCGAGGAGGTCGCGCTGGTGTCGGCCGACATCCGTGCCTGCGTCGAGCGGGGTGCCGGCGGAGTGGTCGTCGGTGCGCTGACGCCGGCGGGCCGCCTCGATGTCGACACCGTGCGGAGATGGCGGGATGCCGCGGGGCCCGCGACGCTGGTGTTCCATCGGGCGGTCGATGCCTCGGCCGACCCCGCCGCCGTCTTCGACGCCCTCGTCGCGGAAGGCGTCGACCGCGTGCTGACCTCGGGTGGCGCGACCCGGTCGATCGACGGCATCGACGCGCTGGCCGCCTTCTCGGCGCGATCCGGCGGCGTCGAGGTGATGGCGGGCGGCGGAGTGCGGCCGGCCGACATCCCCGCTCTCTTCGCCGCAGGCGTGGACGCCGTGCATCTGTCCGCCCGCTCGCGGGCAGGCCGCGACGCGCCGTCCGGGCCCGGCGGCGGCGCGGACGGACACGATGTGACAGACGCCGGCATCGTCGCGGAGGCCGTCGCCGCCGCGGGCTGAGGTGCGGTCGCGTCGTTTCGGGACGGACGTATCACGGCGCACCGTCGACACCTCGGAAGCGAGTGGGGCCAGCCCCCGCATCGGACACCGATCAGAGGAGCCGTCATGAACGTCGAACCGTGGAGCACCGTCGGACCGGGATCGTCCGCCGCGATCGTTCCGGGCATCCAGTACCTGCTGCGCGCACACGGCCACGCCGTGGCCGTGGACGGAGCGTACGGGCCCGCGACCGCAGCGGCGGTCAGCGCATTCCAGACCGCGCAGGGTGTGCCGTCGGACGGCATCGTCGGGCCCATCACGTGGCCCCGGCTCGTCATCGCCGTGCACCAGGGATCGACGGGCGACGCCGTGCGCGCCGTCCAGCAGTTCGGGCTCGCGCGCTCGCCGGGGGAGGACCCGCTCGTCATCGACGGGGACTTCGGCCCGATCACGAAGGAGCGCGTCGAGTTCTTCCAGGAGTCGTGGGGGCTCTCGCTCGACGGCGTGGCCGGCCGCGAGACATGGTCGTTCTTCAGCACGTTCGTGCCGGGGGAGCGCCCGTGGGCGCTCGTGAAGCAGGGATCGTCGCAGGCGACGAACTGGCGCGTGCTCGCGGCGCAGCACCTCCTGCGCGCGCACGGCGCGACGATCGCCGCAGACGGCGCGTTCGGTCCGCTGAGCGGCCAGGCCGTCCAGGCGTTCCAGCAGACCCTGCGGGCCGTCGAGATCTCGACCACACTCGGCCAGCTCGATTGGCCGAGCCTCATTATCACCGTGAAGCAGGGCGACGGCCGTGCGGGGTCCAAGGGTGAGGCGGTGCGCGCGGTCCAGACTCTGCTGGCCGGCGTGACCGTCGACGGCGACTTCGGCCCGCAGACCGACGCGGCCGTACGCCAGTTCCAGCAGGTCTTCCTGCCGCCGGCGGACGGCATCGTCGGCCCGGAGACCTGGCACACGCTGATGCTGCGCCTGTTCGACTGACCCGTCGCGCGCCGAGAGCCTCCGCAACGCCGGGTGGCTCTCGGCCGCATCGCGGCGCGGCACTACTCTGAGACTGTGACGACCGGACGCGACGACGATGCCCTCTCCTGGGACGGCGACGACGATCCCACGCTCGACCTCGGTGATTCCGCCGGGTCGGATCCTGCACCCGAGGCGCCCGCGCGATCCTCGGTGCCCGAGCTTCCGCGCGGCTACACCGCGGTCGGCAAGAGCAGCGAGGCCGTCGGCGCCGCGGGGACCCCGGATGCGGCATCCGTTGAAGAAGAGACGCCGGCCGGCGGCGACACCGTGGCCGAGCCGCGATCGCTGGGCAACGGCGCGCTCGTCGCCCTCGGCGTGCTGGGCGGCGTGTACGCGCTCTACGCGATCGGCTGGATCGTCGGTGGCCTGCGACTGCAGGGATGGCGACCGTTTCTGGTCACAGATCTGATGTACCAAGGCAGCCTCTGGCTCGCCGTGCTCGCGCCGGTGCTGTGGTTCGCGACGGTGGTCCTGCTCACCCGCACGGGGCGCACGTGGGTGCGTTTCGCGTGGCTCGGAGCAGGCGCGGTCCTGCTCGTGCCGTGGCCATTCGTGCTGATCGGGGCGGTGGGGCAATGACCGGCCAGAACACGGATGCCGCAGCACGTCGCACTCGAAGGGCGCCGCTGTGGCTGGTGGTGGCGATATCGGCGCTCGCGGGGCTGTTCTACGCCTACGCAGTGTGGAACGCGATCGGGAACCTGGTCGAGACGATCGGCTTCTACGGCGATGCGGGCATGTCGCTCAATGCTCTCGGCTGGTTCGTGTGGATCTTCGCTGCGGTGTTCCCCATCGTCGTGTGGGGCGGCGCGTTCGTGCTCGGCCACCGCCGCCCCGCGCATGAACTGCTGCTCGTCATGGTGACCGGCCTTGCGCTCGTCTCCGTGTTCTGGCTCAACGTCATCGCGTACACCGTCGGCTACAGCGCCTCGCTGGTCGGCTGAGGCTCTCGACCCTCGAGCCCGACTGTCGTCACACGGTCGGGCGGGTCGCCGCACGGGCGGTAGGCTGGCACAGGCCTCGCCCCCGACGGCGTGCGGCGCGGCATCCGGTCTGCCCTGCTCCGCGCGCTCGCGCACCGCCCCCAAAGGAACCACCCGTGCCGAAGCCTGTCGTCCTCATCGCCGAAGAACTGTCTCCCGCCACGATCGACGCCCTGGGGCCCGACTTCGACGTGCGTCACGTCGACGGCACCGACCGCCCCGCGCTGCTGTCGGCCCTTGCCGATGCGCACGCGGTGCTCATCCGCTCGGCGACCAAGGTGGATGCCGAGGCGATCGCCGCGGCTCCCGTGCTGAAGGTCGTCGCCCGCGCGGGCGTCGGCCTCGACAACGTCGACATCAAGACGGCCACGACGGCCGGCGTCATGGTCGTGAACGCACCGACCTCCAACATCATCTCGGCTGCCGAGCTCACCGTCGGGCACATCCTCAGCCTCGCCCGCCGCATCCCGGCCGCTCACGCGTCGCTCGCCGGCGGCGCCTGGAAGCGCAGCTCGTACACCGGCACCGAGATCTTCGAGAAGACCGTCGGCATCATCGGCCTCGGCCGCATCGGCGCCCTCATCGCCGCGCGACTGCAGGCGTTCGGGGTGTCGGTCGTCGCGTACGACCCCTACGTCACGCCGACGCGCGCCCAGCAGCTCGGTGTGCAGCTGCTCGACCTCGACGAGCTGCTCGCGCAGAGCGACTTCGTCACGATCCACATGCCGAAGACTCCCGAGACGACCGGCATGATCGGCGCCGAGCAGTTCCGCCTGATGAAGAAGACGGCGTTCGTCGTCAACGTCGCGCGCGGCGGCCTCATCGACGAAGAGGCGCTGTACACAGCTCTGAACGAGGGTGAGATCGCCGGAGCCGGCCTTGACGTGTTCACGAGCGAGCCGCCCGCGCCGGAGGGCACCGCGTTCCCGCTGCTGAGCCTGCCCAACGTCGTCGTCACGCCGCACCTCGGCGCCTCGACCGACGAGGCGCAGGAGAAGGCGGGCGTCTCGGTCGCGAAGTCCGTCAAGCTCGCGCTCGAGGGCGACCTCGTGCCCGATGCGGTGAACGTCGCGGGCGGCATCATCGACCCCTTCGTGCGTCCCGGCATCTCGCTGGTCGAGCAGCTCGGACAGTTCTTCACCGGGCTGGCGCACAGTGCCCTCACGAGCCTCGACATCGAGGTGCGCGGCGAGCTCGCGGCCTACGACGTCAGCGTCTACCGGCTGGCAGCCCTCAAGGGCATCCTCGCCAACGTCGTCAGCGAGAACGTCTCGTACGTGAACGCGCCGCTGTTCGCCGAGCAGCGCGGCATCGAGACCCGGCTGATCGTCGAGGCCGAGAGCCCGCTCTACCGCAACATCACGATCCTGCGCGGTACGCTCGCCGACGGCTCCGTGCTCACGGTCGCCGGCACGCTCGCCGGCACGCGCATGGTGCCCAAGGTCGTCGGCATCAACGGCTACGAGATCGAGGTGCCCATCGAGCGCCATCACCTCGTCATGCGCTACGCCGACCGTCCCGGCATCGTCGCGATCTACGGCCAGAAGCTCGGCAGCGCGGGGATCAACATCGCCGGGCTCCAGGTGGCGCAGGCCGACGCGAGCGGACGCGCCCTGTCGGTGCTCACGGTGGACTCGCCGGTGCCCGAGGACCTCCTCGACGAGATGCGCGAAGCGGTGGGCGCCGACCTGTTCCGCCGCATCGAGGTCACCGAGGACTGAGCGGTGGCACGGGGGGAGGCGTCCGCGCAGTCGCCTGCCCCCGTGCCCGCGTCCGGCGGGAGTCCGGTCTTCCGCAGCCTGGCCTTCGAAGGGCTGACGCGGTTCGACTACGGCGACGTGATCCTGGCATCCCAGCCGCCGCGCAGCACCGACGACCCGCGCGTGTGGGCCGAGACCCTGTTCGCTCCGTCGTCAGCGCCCGTTTGGGTGAAGGCGGCGATGGGTGTGCGCATGGCGCTCGCCCCGCTTCTCGGGCTGGAGGCCGCGCCGCGCGGAGTGTTCGAGGTTCGGACGGTGGTGGGCGAAGAGGCGCTCATCGAGTACGCCGACAAGCACCTCACCTTCCGCTGCGGTGTCGGGGTGGATGCCGAGGCCGCCGTCGTGCGCGTGACCACCGTGGTGACGTTCAACGACTGGCGCGGCCGGGTGTACTTCACCCCGGTGTCGCTCGCGCACCCGCTCGTGGTGCACGCCATGCTCCGTCGCGCGCGGCGCGCCCTCGCCCGGCAGGGCTGAGCCTGCAGCGCTCGGAGAGCTCAGATCCGGCTGGCGCCCTCCACCAGGGCGATGAGAGCATCGAGCGCGGGACCGCGGGGGACAGGCCCCGGGATCGAGCCGCCCGACAGGGCGTTGTTGAAGTAGAGCCCGTCGCTGACGAGCATCACCAGGTCGAGGGCGACCTCGTCCTTCGTGTGCGGGCGCAGCGCGGCGCCCCATTGCTCGCGGACGTCTCGCAGTGCGTCGCTGGCGACCGGATCACCGCCCTGCGCGAGCCGCGACGTGGCCAGGATCGCGCGGTCGATCGGATCGTTGGCCATGACCGATGTGCGCAGGAAGTACGCGATCGGACCCTCCGGAGCGGCGGCCATCACGGCCACATCCTCGGCGACGAGCGTCCGCAGGCGGTCGATGATCGCCGACTCGAGCGACTCCTTCGTGCCGAAGTGGTAGAGCAGACCGCCCTTCGACACGCCCGCCGCCTTCGCGGTGGCGTCCATGGTCGCGGCGCGCTCGCCCTCCTCGATGAGGATCTGCTCGAAGGCGTCGAGCACCTTCTCGCGGGCGAGGGGAGGGCGGCTCATGGCGTCGATCGTATCGACAGCTGGCCGCGCATTCTGATACTATACCGGCTGGACGGTATAGAAATGATGACTCTCACACAAGAACTCTCGCTCGCCGACGCCCAGGGACGGAAGGTCGGCTGGCGCGGCTGGGCGGCGCTCGTCGTGCTCATGCTGCCGGTGCTGCTCGTCTCGGTCGACAACACCGTGCTGAGCTTCGCACTCCCGTCGATCGCACTCGAGCTGGGGCCGTCGAGCGCCCAGCAGCTGTGGATCATCGACGCCTATCCGCTCGTGCTCGCGGGGTTGCTGGTCACGATGGGGACGCTGGGCGACCGGTTCGGCCGGCGACGGATGCTGCTCATCGGCGCGACCGGCTTCGCCGCGGTGTCGGTGCTCGCCGCCTTCGCCCCGAGCGCCGCCTGGCTCATCGCTGCGCGCGCCGGGATGGGCGTGTTCGGCGCGATGCTGATGCCCTCGACGCTGTCGCTGCTGCGCAGCATCTTCACCGACCGCGATCAGCGCCGCCTTGCGATCGCGGTGTGGGCGGCCATGTTCTCCGCCGGCGCGGCACTCGGCCCGATCGTGGGTGGACTCCTGCTCGAGCACTTCTCGTGGGGCTCGGTGTTCCTGCTGTCGGTGCCCGTGCTCGTCCCGCTGCTCGTGCTGGCGCCGCTGCTCGTGCCCGAGAGCCGCGATCCGAAGCCCGGCCGCATCGACCCGCTGAGCATCGCGCTCTCGATGGCGACGATGATCCCGATCGTCTACGGGATCAAGGAGCTCGCCGTGCACGGGCTCGCCGTCGCCGCCTGGCTGCCGATGCTCGCCGGACTCGGGTTCGGCGTGCTGTTCGTGCGGCGCCAGCTGCGGGCGCGCACACCGATGCTCGACATGCGCCTGTTCCGCCGGGGGAGCTTCAGCGGCGCGCTGATGGTCAACCTCCTCAGCGTCATCGCGCTCGTCGGGTTCCTCTTCTTCGTGGCGCAGCACCTGCAGCTCATCGTCGGGCTCTCGCCCATGCAGGCGGGCCTCGCGCTCGTTCCGGGTCTCGCGATGATGATCGTCGCGGGTCTCGTGGTCGTGCCGATCTCCAAGAAGTGGCCCGCTCGCATCGTCGTCCCTGTGGCGCTGATCTTCTCCGTGGCGGGCTACGTGACCGTGGCCTTCGCGACCGGACCCGAGAGCATCGCAGCGCTGGTGGCGGCCTTCGTCTCGCTCGGCATCGGCATCGGCGCGGCGGAGACGGTCTCGAACGAGCTGGTCCTCTCGAGCGCTCCGCCGGCCAAGGCGGGAGCTGCGAGCGCGGTCTCCGAGACCGCCTATGAACTGGGTGCCGTGCTGGGCACGACCGTGCTGGGCGGCATCCTCACGGCGCTCTACCGCACGAACCTCGTCGTGCCCGCGGGGGTTCCGGATGCCGCGGCCGAGGCTGCGTCCGAGACCCTCGCCGGTGCGGTGCACGCGGCCGGAGAGATCGGCGGCAGCACCGGCGAGGCGCTCTTCGAGGCGGCGGCGACGGCGTTCGACGCCGGGGTCACGGTCACCGCGCTGATCGGCGCCATCCTGGTCGTCATCGCGGGGGTCATCGCGGCCACTACCCTGGGAGGGTCCCGCCAGAAGTCGTAGGAGCACTATGTCGCGCGTCGTGAAGCTGGCCGTCATCCCGGGTGACGGCATCGGTCCGGAGGTCATCGCGGAGGCGGAGAAGGTGCTGGATGCCGCGGCCGCGGGCAGCGGCATCCGCTTCGAGAAGACGCGCTTCTCGCTGGGCGCCGCCCGCTTCCTCGACACCGGCGACACGCTGACCGGCGAGGACCTCGCCGCGATCAAGGACCACGACGCGATCCTGCTCGGCGCGGTCGGGGGAGTTCCCGGCGATCCTCGCCTCAAGAACGCCAACATCGAGCGCGGAATGCTGCTGAAGCTGCGGTTCGAGCTCGACCACTACGTCAACCTGCGGCCGTCGAAGCTGTACCCGGGTGTGCCCGGGCCGCTCGCCGCGCCGGGCGACGTCGACTTCGTCGTCGTCCGCGAAGGCACCGAGGGGCCGTACGTCGGCAACGGCGGGTCGATCCGCACCGGCACGCCGCACGAGGTTGCCAACGAGACCTCGGTCAACACCGCGTTCGGGGTCGAACGGGTCGTGCGCTACGCGTTCGATCTGGCCGAGCGCCGCCGCCGCAAGCTCACCCTCGTGCACAAGACGAACGTCCTCGTCCACGCCGGTGGCATCTGGAAGCGCCTCGTCGACGAGGTCGCGCTCGAGCATCCGGACGTGACCGTAGACTATGTGCACGTCGACGCGGCCACCATCTACCTGGTCACGAACCCGAGCCGCTTCGACGTGATCGTCACCGACAACCTCTTCGGCGACATCCTCACCGACTTGGCCGGCGCCGTCACCGGTGGCATCGGCCTCGCAGCCTCGGGGAACATCAATCCCGATGGCGCGTTCCCCTCGATGTTCGAGCCCGTGCACGGATCGGCGCCCGACATCGCAGGCCAGCAGAAGGCCGATCCCACGGCCGCGATCCTCTCGGTCTCACTGCTGCTCGATCATCTCGGGCTCCAGGACGAGGCCCGCCGCGTCACGACCGCGGTCGAGGAGGATCTTGCCGCACGCGGTTCCGACGCGGGCGCGACCCGCACGACGACAGAGATCGGCGACGCGATCGTCGCCCGACTCCAGGCGTAATCTGAGATCACGTCGTCCTACCGACAGAGGATTCCACCCATGACCATCGACCTTCCCCTCCAGGCGCCCTCGGCCGCAGGCCCCGTCTGGAACGTCACGCGGAACACCGAGGCGACGCCGGATGCCGAGCGCGAGGCGATCCTCGCCGATCCGGGCTTCGGACAGCACTTCACCGACCACATGGTCGACATCTGCTGGTCCGAGAAGGGCGGATGGCACCGGCCGCGCGTGCAGCCCTACGGCCCGATCCCGCTCGACCCTGCTGCGGCCGTGCTGCACTACTCGCAGGAGATCTTCGAGGGCCTCAAGGCCTACCGTCACGCCGACGGGTCGATCTGGACCTTCCGCCCGGACCGGAACGCGGCCCGCCTGCAGCGCTCGGCGCAGCGACTGGCGCTTCCGGAGCTGCCGACCGAGTACTTCCTCGAGTCGCTGCGCGAGCTCATCGCCGTCGACAGCGCGTGGGTTCCGACGGCGCCCGAGACGAGCCTGTACCTGCGCCCCTTCATGTTCGCGAAAGAGGCGTTCCTGGGCGTCCGTGCGGCGAAGAAGGTCGGGTACTACCTCATCGCCAGCCCCGCGGCCGCCTACTTCGCCGGCGGCGTGCAGCCGGTCAACATCGCGCTGTCGACCCGCTACGCCCGCGCCGGCAAGGGCGGCACGGGCGCGGCGAAGACCGGCGGGAACTACGCGTCCAGCCTGCTGCCGCAGGCGGAGGCCTACGAGAAGGGCTGCCAGCAGGTGCTCTTCCTCGACGACGGCTACATCGAGGAGCTCGGGGGCATGAACCTCGTCCTCGTGACGGACGACGGCCGCCTCATCACTCCCGAGTCCGACTCGATCCTCCAGGGCATCACGCTCGCGTCGGTGCTGCAGCTCGCGCAGGACCGCGGACTCGTCGTCGAGCAGCGCAAGGTCTCGATCGACGAGTGGCGCGAGGGTGCGGCATCTGGCTCCATCGTGGGCGCGTTCGCGTGCGGCACGGCGGCGGTCATCGTGCCGATCGGCAAGCTCGTCGCCGACGACTACGAGATCGTCCACGACGGCGACGCGGCGTCCGAGCTGGCCCTGTCGCTCCGCGAGGAGCTCACCGGCATCCAGTACGGGCGCGTGGCCGATCTCCACGGGTGGCTGACGCGCCTCGACGGCTGATCCATCGGCTTCATGAAAGCCCCGGGCCCCGCGCTGCGCGGCGCCCGGGGCTTTCCGTGTCGGAGGGGATGGCTAGGCTGATCCGGTGAGGATCGCGCGCTTCAGCCACAATGACGCCATCAAGTTCGGGATCGTCGACGAGGGGGAACTCGTCGTCCTCGCCGGCGACCCGATGTTCGCCGGGTACGACACGACGGGGGAGCGCGTGCCGCTCGCCGACGTCGCGCTGCTGGCGCCGGTCATCCCCCGCTCGAAGCTCGTCTGCGTCGGCCGCAACTACCGCGACCATGCCGCGGAGCTCGGCAACGACGTCCCCACCGCGCCGATGCTGTTCTTCAAGCCCAACACCACGGTGATCGGTCCGGGCGACGCCGTCGTGCTGCCGAAGGGCTCGGACTTCATCAGCTTCGAGGGCGAGCTCGCCGCTGTCATCGGTCGGATCGCGAAGAACGTGCCGGCCGCGAACGCTCTCGACTACGTCTTCGGCTACACCATCGCCAACGACCTCACCGCCCGCGACTGGCAGAAGTCCGACGGGCAGTGGGCTCGCGCCAAGGGGTTCGACACGTCCTGCCCGCTCGGCCCCGCCATCGAGACGGAGTTCGACGTCGACGGCCCGGCGGAGATCACGACGCGCCTGAACGGCGAGGTCCGGCAGCAGGGCCCGATCAGCGACATGATCTTCTCGCTCGCCGATGTGATCGCGTACGCCTCCGCGGCGTTCACGCTTCTGCCGGGGGACGTGATCCTCACCGGAACCCCGGCGGGCGTCGGCCAGATCGTCGCGGGCGACACCGTCGAGGTCGAGATCACCGGTCTCGGCATCCTGCGCAACACGGCTCGTGACGCCTGACGAGAGCGGCAGGACACCCCACGCCGATCCCGTCGGCGTGAGGCTCGACAGCGGGACCACCGCCGAAGAGGTGGCCGCGGTTCAGCGGCGAACGGTCTGGGTGCTCTCCCTCGGTCAGGTGCTCGGGGGACTGGCCTTCGGCGCCACACTGTCGCTCGGTGCGGTGCTTGCGGCAGAGCTCTCGGGCGAGGACGCGTTCTCCGGGCTCGCCGCGGCCGCGGTGACCTTCGGCACCGCGCTGACGGCCGTGCCGCTCGCGGCGATCGCTCGCCGCCGGGGTCGGCGGCTGTCGCTCACGACAGGAATGGCGGTCGCCCTCGTCGGCGTCGGACTGGTGATCGTCGCCGTCGCCCTGGCCGCGTTCCCGCTGCTGCTCGTCGGGTTCCTCATCATCGGAGCGGGCCAGGCGGCCAACCTGCAGTCGCGCTTCGCCGCCGCCGACCTGGCGACGGATGCCTCGCGCGGTCGTGATCTCTCGATCGTCGTGTGGGCGACCACGGTGGGCGCCGTTCTCGGGCCGAACCTCACGGGTCCCGGTGAAGTGATCGGCAGCGCGATCGGCATGCCGGCGCTCACCGGCGCCTACCTGTTCACGCTCGTCGCTCAGGGACTCGCCATCGTGCTCTACCTCGTCGCCATGAGGCCCGACCCGCTGCTCCTCGCACAGCGCGTCGTCGCGTCGGCTCGGGCAGGCAGCCGCGTCATCGCCAAGGCCGATCGACCGGTCGCCGCACGCTACGCGATCTTCGCGGTCGCCGCCGCCCACGGCACGATGGTGTCGGTGATGGCGATGACCCCGGTGCACCTGGCGCATCTGACCCACGGCGCATCCGAGGCCGCGACGCTGTCGATCATCGGGCTGACGATCAGCCTCCACATCGCCGGGATGTACGTGCTTTCGCCGGTCTTCGGCATCCTCGCCGATAAAGTCGGACGCGTCCCGACCATCCTCATCGGCCAGGTCCTCCTCGTGGCCGCCCTCCTCACCGCCTCGTTCGGGCAGCTCTCGACGACCGCGGTGACGGTGGCGCTCGTGCTCCTGGGCCTCGGGTGGAGCGCGTCGACGGTCGCCGGATCGACCCTGCTCACCGAGTCGTCGTCCGAGGCGCTGCGCACCCGGCGCCAGGGCTTCAGCGACTTCACGATGAGCATCGTGGGCGGCCTCGGCGCGATCGCGGCCGGCGCGGTGCTCGGCTGGATCGGCTACGGCGGGCTCGCCCTCGTCGTGCTGGTGCTCGTCGCCGCCTCGGTGCTGCTCGCTCCGCTCGGCTGGCGCGCATCCCGCGCTCGCCCGGCGAGTCAGCCGGGCTGAGGTTCAGAACCGCGATCGCCCGGCGTGTCAGCCGGGCGGACGCTCAGAACCGCGTCTCGACGAGGCCGGTGACGATCGCGCTCGACGGGTCGTCGAGCGAGCGCAGTCGGCGCCGGGCGGCGCAGGCGTCAGTGGCCGAGCGCTGCGAGCGCGAGGTCGACGTCGTCCTCGTCGTTGAAGACGTGGAAAGCGACGCGTGCGCGGCCGGATCGACCCGACGCGGTGATGCCCGCTGTGGTGAGCCGCGCGAGCTCGCCGCCATCGGGGTCGTCCCAGGTGACGATCGCCGAGGCCCGCTTCGGCTCCGCGATGCCGCGTCCGGCGCGGAAGGCGGCGGCCAGCCCGGTGGCGTGCGCGTGGAGCTCGGTCGGCTCGAGTGCGGCGAACAGCTCGAGCGCGGGTGCCGCACCGACGAACGCCTGCCAGGCCGGCGACACGTCGAACCGGCGGGCGTCGGGGGCGAGCTCGACATCGCCGCCGTAGCACGACGTCCACGGGTCGTCGCCCGCGTACCATCCGGCGTTGAGCGGGGTCATGCGCGCGGCGAGCCTGTCCGAGATGGTCAGGAACGACACGCCCCGCGGCGCGCAGAGCCATTTGTAGGCGTGACACACCACGGCATCGAAGCCGGATGCCGCGACCGGCAGCCAGCCGACCGCCTGTGTCGCGTCGCAGAGTGTGAGCGCGCCCTGCCGCGACGCCGCGGCGACGATGGCGGCGGTATCCGCCACCTCTCCGGTGGCGGACTGCACGACAGAGAACGCGACGAGCGCCGTGCGCGGGAGCACGTGGGCAGCGAGGTCGTGAAGGGGCGCCGTGCGCACGACCAGGCCCCGGCCGGAGTGCACGAACGGCAGCACCATCGACGAGAACTCTCCGTCGGGGACGAGCACCTCGGCCCCTTCCGGCAACGCCGTGGCGACGAGCCCGACCGCGACCGACGTCTGCGAGCCGATCGCCACCCGCTCGGCGCCCACATCGACCAGTGACGCGAACAGTCCGCGCGAGCGCTCGACCGCCGCGCAGTACGCGGCGAGGTCGGGCCGGCCGGATCCGGCTGCGTCCAGATCGGCGATGACGGCGCGTCGCGTCGCGCGGCTGGGCAGGCCCACCGTACACGCGGCGAGGTAGTCGCGGCCGCCGTCGAACTCGCGGCGCGCGGCGGCGAGAGCGGGGGAGTCGGCGAGTGCGGGCATGCATCCAGAGTGAACCCGCGGATTGCGCATGTCTACGGCAGGTGTCCCATGCGACACATAACAGAGTCTTATGATTGGCGCGTGACCGATGTGCTCGA
This window harbors:
- a CDS encoding copper homeostasis protein CutC, whose product is MSARRPVEIAVQDPAGARAAIGAGATRLELCQALDVGGITPSLAVLEGVLATVDPSTVNVLVRPRGGGFVYSAEEVALVSADIRACVERGAGGVVVGALTPAGRLDVDTVRRWRDAAGPATLVFHRAVDASADPAAVFDALVAEGVDRVLTSGGATRSIDGIDALAAFSARSGGVEVMAGGGVRPADIPALFAAGVDAVHLSARSRAGRDAPSGPGGGADGHDVTDAGIVAEAVAAAG
- a CDS encoding peptidoglycan-binding protein, encoding MNVEPWSTVGPGSSAAIVPGIQYLLRAHGHAVAVDGAYGPATAAAVSAFQTAQGVPSDGIVGPITWPRLVIAVHQGSTGDAVRAVQQFGLARSPGEDPLVIDGDFGPITKERVEFFQESWGLSLDGVAGRETWSFFSTFVPGERPWALVKQGSSQATNWRVLAAQHLLRAHGATIAADGAFGPLSGQAVQAFQQTLRAVEISTTLGQLDWPSLIITVKQGDGRAGSKGEAVRAVQTLLAGVTVDGDFGPQTDAAVRQFQQVFLPPADGIVGPETWHTLMLRLFD
- a CDS encoding DNA polymerase III subunit gamma/tau — its product is MTTGRDDDALSWDGDDDPTLDLGDSAGSDPAPEAPARSSVPELPRGYTAVGKSSEAVGAAGTPDAASVEEETPAGGDTVAEPRSLGNGALVALGVLGGVYALYAIGWIVGGLRLQGWRPFLVTDLMYQGSLWLAVLAPVLWFATVVLLTRTGRTWVRFAWLGAGAVLLVPWPFVLIGAVGQ
- a CDS encoding bacitracin resistance protein gives rise to the protein MTGQNTDAAARRTRRAPLWLVVAISALAGLFYAYAVWNAIGNLVETIGFYGDAGMSLNALGWFVWIFAAVFPIVVWGGAFVLGHRRPAHELLLVMVTGLALVSVFWLNVIAYTVGYSASLVG
- the serA gene encoding phosphoglycerate dehydrogenase — encoded protein: MPKPVVLIAEELSPATIDALGPDFDVRHVDGTDRPALLSALADAHAVLIRSATKVDAEAIAAAPVLKVVARAGVGLDNVDIKTATTAGVMVVNAPTSNIISAAELTVGHILSLARRIPAAHASLAGGAWKRSSYTGTEIFEKTVGIIGLGRIGALIAARLQAFGVSVVAYDPYVTPTRAQQLGVQLLDLDELLAQSDFVTIHMPKTPETTGMIGAEQFRLMKKTAFVVNVARGGLIDEEALYTALNEGEIAGAGLDVFTSEPPAPEGTAFPLLSLPNVVVTPHLGASTDEAQEKAGVSVAKSVKLALEGDLVPDAVNVAGGIIDPFVRPGISLVEQLGQFFTGLAHSALTSLDIEVRGELAAYDVSVYRLAALKGILANVVSENVSYVNAPLFAEQRGIETRLIVEAESPLYRNITILRGTLADGSVLTVAGTLAGTRMVPKVVGINGYEIEVPIERHHLVMRYADRPGIVAIYGQKLGSAGINIAGLQVAQADASGRALSVLTVDSPVPEDLLDEMREAVGADLFRRIEVTED
- a CDS encoding DUF2867 domain-containing protein, translating into MPASGGSPVFRSLAFEGLTRFDYGDVILASQPPRSTDDPRVWAETLFAPSSAPVWVKAAMGVRMALAPLLGLEAAPRGVFEVRTVVGEEALIEYADKHLTFRCGVGVDAEAAVVRVTTVVTFNDWRGRVYFTPVSLAHPLVVHAMLRRARRALARQG
- a CDS encoding TetR/AcrR family transcriptional regulator, yielding MSRPPLAREKVLDAFEQILIEEGERAATMDATAKAAGVSKGGLLYHFGTKESLESAIIDRLRTLVAEDVAVMAAAPEGPIAYFLRTSVMANDPIDRAILATSRLAQGGDPVASDALRDVREQWGAALRPHTKDEVALDLVMLVSDGLYFNNALSGGSIPGPVPRGPALDALIALVEGASRI
- a CDS encoding MFS transporter, translating into MTLTQELSLADAQGRKVGWRGWAALVVLMLPVLLVSVDNTVLSFALPSIALELGPSSAQQLWIIDAYPLVLAGLLVTMGTLGDRFGRRRMLLIGATGFAAVSVLAAFAPSAAWLIAARAGMGVFGAMLMPSTLSLLRSIFTDRDQRRLAIAVWAAMFSAGAALGPIVGGLLLEHFSWGSVFLLSVPVLVPLLVLAPLLVPESRDPKPGRIDPLSIALSMATMIPIVYGIKELAVHGLAVAAWLPMLAGLGFGVLFVRRQLRARTPMLDMRLFRRGSFSGALMVNLLSVIALVGFLFFVAQHLQLIVGLSPMQAGLALVPGLAMMIVAGLVVVPISKKWPARIVVPVALIFSVAGYVTVAFATGPESIAALVAAFVSLGIGIGAAETVSNELVLSSAPPAKAGAASAVSETAYELGAVLGTTVLGGILTALYRTNLVVPAGVPDAAAEAASETLAGAVHAAGEIGGSTGEALFEAAATAFDAGVTVTALIGAILVVIAGVIAATTLGGSRQKS